In the Silurus meridionalis isolate SWU-2019-XX chromosome 6, ASM1480568v1, whole genome shotgun sequence genome, one interval contains:
- the tifa gene encoding TRAF-interacting protein with FHA domain-containing protein A, with the protein MQAVSQTITTEEYLTCLHIQLYHPDQSVYPLYSLLRLNQPQKIWAEDPIRLGRDGQVCSFLFNDTHVSRKQLSIQAYRKAGNPDLRFTVQNISQKGKILVNGYELHHLERVDLEEKALLRFGKYELLIWQDPGEAQDSFEVLFEKLNVSPSREMGVDLPCTIAVMDTGLRSYQNGAPVSQEPLESDENLYI; encoded by the coding sequence ATGCAGGCTGTTTCTCAAACAATAACCACAGAGGAATACCTCACCTGTCTCCATATTCAGCTTTATCATCCAGACCAGTCTGTGTATCCTCTCTACAGCCTTCTTCGCCTAAACCAACCTCAAAAGATCTGGGCAGAAGATCCGATTAGGCTGGGCCGAGATGGACAAGTTTGCTCTTTTCTGTTCAACGACACCCATGTCTCCCGAAAACAGCTCTCCATCCAGGCATATCGCAAAGCTGGTAACCCAGACCTGCGCTTCACGGTGCAGAACATAAGCCAGAAAGGGAAGATTCTGGTAAACGGGTATGAGCTGCACCATTTGGAGAGAGTTGATCTGGAGGAAAAGGCCCTGCTCAGATTTGGGAAGTATGAGTTGCTGATTTGGCAGGACCCTGGTGAGGCTCAGGACAGTTTTGAAGTTTTGTTTGAAAAGCTGAACGTTTCTCCTTCAAGGGAAATGGGTGTGGATCTGCCGTGCACAATAGCAGTGATGGATACAGGTCTGAGAAGCTATCAGAATGGAGCACCAGTCAGTCAAGAGCCACTGGAAAGTGATGAGAACCTGTATATCTAG
- the LOC124388130 gene encoding cornifelin homolog A-like, with protein MTTISVQPGMTMAAGTKISTWSSGLCDCCEDMSTCCFGFWCPCCLMCTTSQEFGECLCLPLLDMCFGPIIPPAAYSLRSAMRERYRIQGTMCDDCCVVTCCGICSWCQMARELKLRRQPQVFVNPPVNVTYTAPVSASYQPVVNPSYQSPPMNPAYQPQSGGMYPAV; from the exons ATGACTACAATCAGTGTGCAGCCAGGGATGACAATGGCAGCTGGCACCAAGATTAGCACATGGAGCAGTGGCCTCTGTGACTGCTGCGAGGACATGAGCACCT GTTGTTTTGGTTTCTGGTGCCCCTGTTGTTTGATGTGTACTACAAGCCAAGAGTTTGGAGAATGTCTTTGTCTCCCTCTGCTGGATATGTGCTTTGGGCCCATCATACCACCCGCTGCTTATTCATTAAGAAGTGCCATGAGAGAGAGATACCGCATCCAG GGCACAATGTGTGATGACTGTTGCGTAGTGACCTGCTGTGGAATCTGCTCCTGGTGTCAGATGGCCAGAGAGCTGAAGCTTCGCAGGCAGCCCCAAGTGTTTGTGAACCCTCCAGTGAACGTGACCTACACAGCACCGGTGAGCGCATCTTACCAGCCAGTGGTGAATCCGTCCTACCAGTCACCTCCGATGAATCCGGCCTACCAGCCTCAGAGTGGGGGAATGTATCCAGCTGTATAA
- the LOC124387293 gene encoding RNA-binding protein 4.1-like isoform X1 — protein sequence MINFRFVYCLYINRVHVGGWIFILFYFPPTFSQHLAKPCSARARYRKCCSDFLSTPFRDLFIWRLLSHWCLRNSRSAVKMVKIFVGNLSSSATKEDLRSLFSQYGKVAECDVLRNFGFVHMDTQKEAEEAVRKLHHHELNGQAINVEMSRGKPKGTTKLHVGNISSSCTNQELREKFAEFGSVVECDIVKDYAFVHMERREDAMEAISALDNATFQGKVINVQLSTSRLRTVPGMGDITGCYVCGEPGHWSKACRRGQNGSYGGGGGGGSPMGGIRATSGFPRAGPAYSSGVPAAFPSRSYSATLPPIPTVSYTPSYGISRDYTAETRYLSKPTAVYTERSITYERDPSRYAAEYYEKFRAQPLGSSYLEDRRISIPPPPPLSSSSLSRMRLAPSSLDPYDRRALPPPSSAASAYFSRDRSPIRRVGAGSEGYSYERSRLSPVSRSSSYSVSHSRDTPTDRARYNY from the exons ATGATTAATTTCcgatttgtttattgtttatatataaaccgGGTACACGTCGGCgggtggatttttattttattttattttcccccGACGTTTTCCCAACACCTGGCAAAGCCCTGCTCGGCGCGTGCCCGCTACCGGAAGTGCTGTTCCGACTTCCTGTCGACGCCATTTCgtgatttattcatttggcGGTTGCTTTCGCACTGGTGTCTACG GAACAGTAGATCGGCGGTAAAGATGGTTAAGATCTTTGTCGGCAACCTTTCCTCGAGTGCGACCAAAGAAGACCTGCGCAGTCTTTTCTCGCAGTATGGCAAAGTCGCGGAGTGCGACGTGCTGAGAAActttggctttgtgcacatggatACGCAAAAGGAAGCCGAGGAGGCTGTGCGTAAACTCCACCACCACGAACTGAACGGCCAGGCCATCAATGTGGAGATGAGTCGAGGGAAGCCCAAAGGAACCACCAAACTGCACGTAGGCAACATTAGCAGTAGCTGCACTAATCAGGAGCTGCGTGAGAAGTTTGCGGAGTTCGGCTCTGTGGTCGAGTGCGACATTGTGAAGGATTATGCCTTCGTGCACATGGAGCGAAGGGAAGATGCGATGGAGGCCATCAGTGCGCTGGACAACGCGACCTTTCAAG GCAAGGTGATAAATGTACAACTGTCCACCAGTCGCCTCCGCACCGTGCCTGGCATGGGAGACATAACCGGCTGTTACGTCTGCGGAGAACCCGGTCACTGGTCCAAAGCCTGCAGGCGCGGTCAGAACGGTAGCTATGGCGGTGGCGGCGGCGGCGGCAGTCCCATGGGGGGAATCCGTGCTACCAGCGGTTTCCCTAGGGCAGGTCCTGCTTATAGCAGTGGAGTCCCTGCAGCATTCCCCAGCCGGAGCTATTCAGCAACACTGCCCCCTATCCCCACAGTGAGCTACACCCCCAGCTACGGGATTTCACGAGATTATACTGCGGAAACACGGTACCTCAGCAAACCGACGGCTGTCTACACCGAGAGATCCATCACATACGAGCGTGATCCGTCACGCTATGCCGCTGAATACTATGAGAAGTTTCGAGCTCAGCCTTTGGGTTCTAGCTATCTCGAGGATAGACGTATCTCCATTCCCcctcctccccctctctcttcttcctctctctcaagGATGCGGTTGGCTCCTTCCAGCCTTGACCCGTATGACAGACGCGCTCTGCCGCCGCCGTCCTCCGCGGCCTCGGCGTACTTCTCGCGGGACCGTAGCCCGATCCGAAGAGTCGGCGCCGGCTCTGAGGGCTACTCGTACGAGCGCTCGCGTCTTTCCCCGGTTTCGAGGAGCAGCTCGTACAGCGTGTCGCATTCCAGGGACACCCCCACTGACCGGGCTCGGTATAATTACTAA
- the rbm4.3 gene encoding LOW QUALITY PROTEIN: RNA-binding protein 4.3 (The sequence of the model RefSeq protein was modified relative to this genomic sequence to represent the inferred CDS: deleted 1 base in 1 codon), with translation MVKIFVGNLPPQAESEEIKSLFAQYGTVTECAIIKNFAFVHMDDRKNATKAIRSLHLYKLHGTPINVEASHGKNQGPIKLHVANVEKGVEDELRALFEEYGTVTECSIIKNFAFVHMNNSDEAMDAIKGLDNTDFQGKRIHVQVSKSRPRGEEEGYGPPESGGYWPPRFPGEHPQPGPPGFGRGRFGPPGYPPAPPPPPPPPPPRRPPFPGGGYGGDRDGNGVVDYYEKYRARPYGMSSYEDRRMGGIPPPPPPPSGMMRERMPPSNIDPYDRRPLPPPPSSFYRDRSPIGRARQPLQRLPEMAIHMSAPVYRRCPCLGTKCTMRLDPGTPTVKGCLRHHLRAIHTKVNLCTCVPKV, from the exons ATGGTGAAGATCTTTGTTGGGAATCTGCCGCCACAGGCAGAGAGCGAAGAAATCAAATCCCTGTTTGCTCAATATGGCACGGTCACCGAGTGTGCCATCATCAAGAACTTTGCCTTTGTCCATATGGACGACCGCAAGAACGCTACAAAGGCCATACGTAGCCTCCATTTGTACAAGCTACACGGCACCCCCATTAACGTCGAGGCCAGCCACGGTAAAAACCAGGGCCCCATCAAGCTGCATGTGGCCAACGTCGAAAAGGGTGTGGAGGACGAGCTCAGGGCTCTGTTTGAAGAATACGGAACAGTAACGGAGTGTTCCATCATCAAGAACTTTGCGTTTGTACACATGAACAACTCCGACGAGGCCATGGATGCCATCAAGGGTTTGGACAACACCGATTTCCAAG GCAAACGGATTCACGTCCAGGTCTCCAAAAGCAGACCgcgaggagaggaggaaggttACGGTCCTCCAGAAAGTGGGGGCTATTGGCCACCCCGTTTCCCCGGTGAACATCCGCAGCCGGGCCCTCCTGGGTTTGGCAGAGGCCGCTTTGGTCCTCCAGGTTACCCCCCTGCTCCTCCTCCACCCCCTCCCCCTCCACCACCCAGACGCCCCCCATTTCCTGGTGGTGGCTATGGTGGTGATCGTGATGGCAATGGGGTTGTGGATTATTATGAAAAATATCGAGCTCGCCCTTATGGCATGTCCTCTTACGAGGATCGTCGTATGGGCGGTATTCCACCACCCCCACCGCCCCCTTCAGGCATGATGAGAGAGCGCATGCCCCCTTCCAATATCGACCCGTACGATCGACGCCCTCTCCCACCCCCGCCGTCTTCGTTTTACCGCGATCGTAGTCCCATCGGAAGGGCA CGCCAGCCCCTCCAGCGTCTGCCGGAAATGGCTATTCATATGAGCGCTCCCGTTTATCGCCGCTGTCCATGTCTCGGAACCAAATGTACAATGCGCCTCGATCCAGGGACCCCTACAGTGAAAGGGTGCCTCCGCCACCACCTGCGCGCTATACATACTAAAGTGAATCTCTGCACTTGTGTACCCAAG GTGTAA
- the LOC124387293 gene encoding RNA-binding protein 4.1-like isoform X2 has translation MVKIFVGNLSSSATKEDLRSLFSQYGKVAECDVLRNFGFVHMDTQKEAEEAVRKLHHHELNGQAINVEMSRGKPKGTTKLHVGNISSSCTNQELREKFAEFGSVVECDIVKDYAFVHMERREDAMEAISALDNATFQGKVINVQLSTSRLRTVPGMGDITGCYVCGEPGHWSKACRRGQNGSYGGGGGGGSPMGGIRATSGFPRAGPAYSSGVPAAFPSRSYSATLPPIPTVSYTPSYGISRDYTAETRYLSKPTAVYTERSITYERDPSRYAAEYYEKFRAQPLGSSYLEDRRISIPPPPPLSSSSLSRMRLAPSSLDPYDRRALPPPSSAASAYFSRDRSPIRRVGAGSEGYSYERSRLSPVSRSSSYSVSHSRDTPTDRARYNY, from the exons ATGGTTAAGATCTTTGTCGGCAACCTTTCCTCGAGTGCGACCAAAGAAGACCTGCGCAGTCTTTTCTCGCAGTATGGCAAAGTCGCGGAGTGCGACGTGCTGAGAAActttggctttgtgcacatggatACGCAAAAGGAAGCCGAGGAGGCTGTGCGTAAACTCCACCACCACGAACTGAACGGCCAGGCCATCAATGTGGAGATGAGTCGAGGGAAGCCCAAAGGAACCACCAAACTGCACGTAGGCAACATTAGCAGTAGCTGCACTAATCAGGAGCTGCGTGAGAAGTTTGCGGAGTTCGGCTCTGTGGTCGAGTGCGACATTGTGAAGGATTATGCCTTCGTGCACATGGAGCGAAGGGAAGATGCGATGGAGGCCATCAGTGCGCTGGACAACGCGACCTTTCAAG GCAAGGTGATAAATGTACAACTGTCCACCAGTCGCCTCCGCACCGTGCCTGGCATGGGAGACATAACCGGCTGTTACGTCTGCGGAGAACCCGGTCACTGGTCCAAAGCCTGCAGGCGCGGTCAGAACGGTAGCTATGGCGGTGGCGGCGGCGGCGGCAGTCCCATGGGGGGAATCCGTGCTACCAGCGGTTTCCCTAGGGCAGGTCCTGCTTATAGCAGTGGAGTCCCTGCAGCATTCCCCAGCCGGAGCTATTCAGCAACACTGCCCCCTATCCCCACAGTGAGCTACACCCCCAGCTACGGGATTTCACGAGATTATACTGCGGAAACACGGTACCTCAGCAAACCGACGGCTGTCTACACCGAGAGATCCATCACATACGAGCGTGATCCGTCACGCTATGCCGCTGAATACTATGAGAAGTTTCGAGCTCAGCCTTTGGGTTCTAGCTATCTCGAGGATAGACGTATCTCCATTCCCcctcctccccctctctcttcttcctctctctcaagGATGCGGTTGGCTCCTTCCAGCCTTGACCCGTATGACAGACGCGCTCTGCCGCCGCCGTCCTCCGCGGCCTCGGCGTACTTCTCGCGGGACCGTAGCCCGATCCGAAGAGTCGGCGCCGGCTCTGAGGGCTACTCGTACGAGCGCTCGCGTCTTTCCCCGGTTTCGAGGAGCAGCTCGTACAGCGTGTCGCATTCCAGGGACACCCCCACTGACCGGGCTCGGTATAATTACTAA